The Stratiformator vulcanicus genome has a segment encoding these proteins:
- a CDS encoding DUF2752 domain-containing protein, giving the protein MTFRTIFDGQPLRRAERGALVVWACLLIAGFSVALSLEPDNRGFGTHQRLGLPPCTFRALFGFSCPSCGMTTSFSNFVRGQFAASVAANTTGLILALCCAVQIPWALASAWSGRLIGIHRPESAAATLLVVLAVLCLSEWIVRLSLAA; this is encoded by the coding sequence ATGACATTTCGAACGATATTCGACGGGCAACCGTTACGCCGCGCTGAGCGTGGGGCGTTGGTCGTCTGGGCGTGTTTGTTAATCGCGGGCTTTTCGGTCGCTCTCTCATTAGAGCCCGACAACCGCGGCTTTGGCACGCATCAGCGACTGGGCCTTCCTCCGTGTACGTTTCGGGCGCTATTCGGATTCTCCTGCCCAAGTTGCGGTATGACGACCAGTTTTTCGAACTTCGTCCGTGGTCAATTTGCAGCCTCCGTAGCCGCAAATACGACCGGACTCATCCTCGCCTTGTGCTGTGCGGTACAGATTCCGTGGGCGCTGGCGAGTGCATGGAGCGGACGTTTGATCGGAATTCATCGGCCGGAATCGGCGGCAGCCACGCTGCTGGTCGTTCTGGCGGTCTTATGCCTTTCGGAATGGATCGTTCGACTGAGTCTAGCGGCCTGA
- a CDS encoding 3-keto-disaccharide hydrolase, whose product MHHHPFRSCPLSIVQLQNFAFVLSAAAALFAAGCGTDPAEPSTEESVDQVEPEPPDVVGTPVLSEIGNEEGFVALTRADFAMDGFGLVEEETAVTWSNRTPDLGGFLVRFDSGRGYLHTNDAYGNFTLRLDYRFPIDADAESPEDREQLNSGVFVFLEPPHKVWPRCLEVQGKWSEMGHIKSNDRNIQLEVSDDQERREQARRPPGEWNSLEIVTRDGTVTSFVNGVKICESQPSELNSGLIALQAEGDPVEFRHIRIRPGE is encoded by the coding sequence GTGCATCATCATCCTTTTCGAAGCTGCCCACTCTCGATCGTTCAACTGCAGAACTTTGCCTTCGTGCTGTCGGCAGCAGCGGCGCTATTCGCCGCCGGTTGCGGCACTGATCCGGCCGAGCCCTCGACCGAAGAGTCCGTGGATCAGGTCGAGCCGGAACCTCCCGATGTCGTCGGCACGCCGGTCCTCAGTGAGATCGGTAATGAGGAAGGCTTCGTCGCTTTGACGCGAGCCGACTTCGCGATGGACGGATTCGGATTAGTGGAAGAGGAGACCGCCGTCACTTGGTCGAATCGGACACCCGACCTTGGCGGATTTTTGGTTCGCTTTGATTCAGGTCGCGGCTATCTTCACACGAATGATGCCTACGGTAATTTCACGTTGCGACTCGACTATCGCTTTCCCATCGATGCCGACGCCGAATCGCCAGAAGACCGGGAGCAACTGAATTCTGGCGTGTTCGTGTTTCTCGAGCCGCCGCACAAGGTCTGGCCCCGCTGCCTCGAGGTGCAGGGGAAGTGGTCGGAGATGGGGCACATCAAGTCGAACGATCGAAACATTCAACTTGAAGTCAGTGACGACCAGGAGCGTCGCGAGCAGGCACGTCGCCCCCCCGGCGAGTGGAACTCGCTCGAAATCGTGACACGAGACGGAACCGTCACGAGCTTCGTCAACGGAGTCAAAATTTGCGAGAGTCAGCCATCAGAACTCAACAGTGGTTTGATTGCCCTGCAGGCGGAAGGGGACCCCGTCGAGTTTCGCCACATCCGCATTCGCCCCGGCGAATAG
- the proC gene encoding pyrroline-5-carboxylate reductase has product MAVTFPADQTIGFIGAGRMAAALAKGLVAAEFCKPAQILAGDPIEASRNSFQSATGSTVAESNSEVIAKSDVIVLAVKPQMMAEVTTELKGDIDHAKLVVSIAAGVPIATFTRTLGGDCRIVRVMPNTPCLVGAGAAAYALGGQATDDDAALVEAMFATVGIAEQVSESLLDAVTGLSGSGPAYGFEMIEALSDGGVAAGLPRETATRLAAQTLLGAAKMVLETGEHPGQLKDAVTSPGGTTIAGLRELETGGLRGVLIDTVLAASRRATELGQS; this is encoded by the coding sequence ATGGCAGTTACCTTTCCGGCAGATCAAACCATCGGATTCATCGGAGCAGGCCGCATGGCGGCGGCTCTCGCGAAGGGCCTCGTTGCTGCCGAGTTTTGTAAGCCCGCTCAAATCTTGGCTGGCGATCCGATCGAGGCCTCCCGCAACTCTTTTCAATCCGCGACGGGATCGACCGTCGCAGAGTCGAACAGTGAAGTAATTGCGAAATCGGATGTCATCGTCCTCGCGGTCAAACCTCAGATGATGGCCGAGGTCACCACGGAACTCAAAGGCGACATCGACCACGCCAAACTCGTCGTCTCGATCGCCGCAGGCGTGCCGATTGCGACCTTCACTCGCACGCTCGGCGGGGACTGCCGTATTGTTCGCGTGATGCCGAACACCCCCTGCCTCGTCGGCGCGGGTGCGGCCGCCTATGCACTTGGTGGTCAGGCAACCGACGACGATGCGGCGTTGGTCGAAGCGATGTTCGCGACGGTCGGCATCGCCGAACAGGTCTCCGAGTCGCTGCTCGACGCGGTGACGGGCCTCTCCGGCAGCGGTCCCGCTTATGGGTTTGAGATGATCGAAGCTCTCTCAGACGGCGGTGTCGCCGCCGGGCTCCCGCGCGAAACGGCGACACGCCTCGCCGCACAGACTTTGCTAGGCGCCGCCAAAATGGTCTTGGAGACCGGCGAACACCCCGGCCAATTGAAAGACGCCGTCACCAGCCCAGGAGGGACGACGATCGCGGGACTTCGAGAACTGGAAACCGGCGGCCTCCGCGGCGTGCTGATCGACACCGTCCTCGCCGCCAGCCGACGCGCCACAGAGTTGGGGCAATCTTGA
- the lhgO gene encoding L-2-hydroxyglutarate oxidase encodes MGLIETDVAIIGGGIVGMATAYQLTRRDVPPRVVVIEKESRLAAHQTGHNSGVIHSGLYYRPGSLKALNCRAGKAALERFCDDEGIAWDRCGKVVVATTEEELPRLDALLERGRENGVECEMIGPERLSELEPHAAGLKAIHVPETGIVDYVAVTERLGERVLERGGRLLLGAKVMGFRNRDGRRIVETTNGVVKAKTVINCAGLHSDRVARQSGARPDAKIIPFRGEYFELTKGAEGFVKNLIYPVPDPRFPFLGVHFTRMIQGGVECGPNAVLAFAREGYTKTRMNIGDLGEALSFGGFVKMAKRHWRMGMGEMYRSMSKGAFVKALQRLVPDIRAEHLHAAPAGVRAQAVRGNGELVDDFLIDESGDVINVLNAPSPAATASLRIGEQIAERIPLN; translated from the coding sequence ATGGGATTGATTGAAACCGACGTGGCGATCATCGGCGGGGGGATCGTCGGAATGGCGACCGCCTACCAATTGACCCGCCGCGACGTGCCGCCGCGGGTCGTCGTCATCGAGAAAGAGAGCCGGCTGGCCGCGCACCAAACGGGGCACAACTCCGGCGTGATTCACTCGGGCCTCTACTACCGCCCCGGTAGTTTGAAGGCACTGAATTGTCGCGCCGGTAAAGCGGCGCTGGAACGCTTTTGCGACGACGAAGGCATTGCGTGGGACCGGTGCGGCAAGGTGGTTGTGGCGACGACCGAAGAAGAGCTTCCTCGGCTTGATGCCCTACTGGAGCGCGGCCGTGAAAACGGCGTCGAATGCGAAATGATCGGACCGGAACGCCTGTCGGAACTCGAGCCGCACGCCGCGGGGCTCAAAGCGATTCATGTCCCCGAAACCGGCATCGTCGATTACGTGGCGGTCACTGAACGGCTGGGCGAGCGTGTTCTTGAGCGGGGCGGGCGATTGCTACTCGGTGCCAAAGTTATGGGCTTTCGAAATCGCGACGGGCGTCGAATCGTCGAGACGACCAACGGCGTCGTCAAAGCGAAGACAGTCATCAATTGCGCCGGGCTGCATTCCGATCGGGTGGCGCGACAAAGCGGAGCTCGACCCGACGCGAAGATCATTCCTTTCCGCGGGGAGTATTTCGAGCTGACAAAGGGCGCTGAGGGTTTCGTGAAGAACCTGATCTACCCGGTGCCCGATCCGCGGTTTCCTTTTCTCGGCGTCCACTTCACGCGGATGATTCAAGGAGGCGTCGAGTGCGGACCGAATGCCGTCCTCGCTTTCGCCCGGGAGGGCTATACGAAAACCCGTATGAACATCGGCGATCTCGGCGAGGCACTCTCATTCGGCGGCTTCGTCAAAATGGCAAAGCGTCACTGGCGGATGGGCATGGGCGAAATGTATCGCTCGATGAGTAAGGGGGCGTTCGTCAAAGCCCTTCAACGCCTCGTCCCCGACATCCGGGCCGAGCACCTACATGCGGCCCCCGCGGGGGTCCGCGCTCAAGCCGTACGCGGCAATGGCGAGCTCGTTGACGACTTCCTGATCGACGAATCGGGAGACGTGATCAACGTCCTCAATGCCCCTTCGCCGGCAGCAACCGCCTCGCTGCGAATCGGCGAGCAAATCGCGGAGCGGATTCCACTCAATTGA